CCGGCCTCAACCTCGACGGCGCCAGCGAACTCGTCATCTCGCAGGCCCCGGAGCACCTCACCGACGGTGGCACCGCCCACCTCCTCGCCGCCTGGGTGCACACCCATGAGCAGTCCTGGCAGCAGCGGGTGGCCTCCTGGCTGCCCGACACCGGCGTGGCGGCGTGGATCATCGAACGCGACTGCGCGGACCCGGCCCTGTACGTGGGCACCTGGCTCCGCGACGAGTCCATCGACCCCCGCTCCCCCGAGGCCGACGAACGCACCCGCGCCTGGCTGGCGCATTTCGACGCCCACGGGGTCACCGGCATCGGTTTCGGTTTCGTGGCCATCCGCATGATCGGCGACCAGCCCTCCGAGATCCTCGCCGAGGAGATGCCGCAGAGTTTCACCGACCCCCTCGGCCCCGAGGTCGAGGAGTACTTCGAACGGACCGCCTGGCTGCGGGACCGGACCACCGACGAGATCGCCGACGCGCGTTTCCGGCCCCGCCCGGGCCTGGCCCGGGAGGAGATCTCGGTGCCGGACGAGGACGCCGGTGTCGGATTCACCCGCGCCGCACTCCGCCTGACCCGGACGGACGGGCCACGGTGGAGCCACGACGTCGATACGCATCTGGCCGCGATCGTCGCCGGCCTGCACCCGCAGGGACTGAGCCTGCGGGAGACTGCCGAGCTCTACGCCATGGCCAACGGCCTGGATGAGCAGTCGCTGGTCAGTGCCGCCGTCCCCGCCGTCGTCGACCTTGTCCGGCACGGCCTGGTGATGCCGGCATGAGGGCCGTGCTCAGCCGGGTCAGCTCCGCCTCCGTGACCGTCGACGGCGAGGTGGTCGGCGCCATCGACGGCGGGCTGCTGGCGCTGGTCGGGGTCGGGCGCGAGGACGCCGACGGCGCCTGGGAGACCATGGTGCGCAAGATCGCCGAGCTGCGCATCCTCGACGGCGAACGCGGCGTCGAGGAGTCCGGCGCCTCCGTGCTGCTGGTCAGCCAGTTCACGCTCCACGGGCAGACACGCAAGGGCCGCCGCCCCAGCTGGTCCGACGCCGCCCCCGGCGAGATCGCCGAACCGGTGATCACCCGCATCGCCGACGGGCTGCGCGCCCGTGGCATCCACGTCGAACAGGGCAGATTCGGCGCCATGATGCAGGTCGCCTCCGTCAACGAGGGACCCTTCACCGTACTGGTGGAATGCTGATCCGTCGGTCCCGGGAACTATTTCGTTACGCATGGCGTTGTACCTGTAAGACCGGCGAGACTACAGGAGGCTTCACACATGACCAACCCTTCCCTGCAGGACACGGACGTAGAAGAGACCCGCGACCGCGGCAGCCGTCGCGGGCAGACCAATGACAATCCGTCTGCAGACCTGGTCCGGGTCTATCTCAACGGGATCGGCAAGACCGCCCTGCTCACCGCCGAGGACGAGGTCGAACTCGCCCAGCGCATCGAGGTCGGCCTCTACGCCGACCACCTCCTCCACAACTCGGAGGAACCCCTCACCCGCGCCATGAAGCGCGACCTGAAGGTCCTGGTCAAGGAGGGCAACAAGGCCCGCGCCCACCTGCTGGAGGCCAACCTCCGTCTGGTCGTCTCCCTGGCCAAGCGCTACACCGGCCGCGGCATGCCGCTGCTGGACCTCATCCAGGAGGGCAACCTCGGTCTCATCCGCGCGATGGAGAAGTTCGACTACGCCAAGGGATTCAAGTTCTCCACCTACGCCACCTGGTGGATCCGCCAGGCCATCACCCGTGGCATGGCCGACCAGTCCCGCACCATCCGGCTCCCCGTCCACCTGGTGGAGCAGGTGAACAAGCTCTCCCGCATCAAGCGCGAGCTCTACCAGTCCCTCGGCCGGGAGGCCACCAACGAGGAACTGGCGGAGGAGTCCGGCATCGACGAATCCAAGATCGAGATGCTGCTGCGCCAGTCCCGCGACCCGGTGAGCCTGGACATGCCCGTCGGCGCCGACGAAGAGGCCCCACTGGGTGACTTCATCGAGGACGCGGAGGCCACCGACGCGGAGACCGCCGTCGTCGCCTCGATGCGTCACTCCGACATCCGCTCCGTCCTGGCCACCCTCGAGGAGCGGGAGCAGGACGTCATCCGTCTGCGCTACGGCCTGGATGACGGGGTGCCGCGCACACTCGACCAGATCGGCCGCCGCTTCGGGCTCTCCCGGGAACGCGTGCGCCAGATCGAGCGCGAAGTGATGAGCAAGCTGCGTGACGGCCGCCGCGCCGACCGTCTGCGTGAGTACGCCCTGTAGCCACCGCCCTGTCGCCTCCTGCCCGTCGCCTCGTGCGGCGGGCTTTTCCATCCCCGGTGGGAGGGCTTTTTAGGATAGGGTTAATCGAGTTGTGTCTTGACTTCACTGCAGAAAGGTTCCCGGACGTGAAGGACTTGGTCGATACCACCGAGATGTATCTGCGGACCATCTACGAGCTCGAGGAAGAGGGCATCACCCCGCTGCGTGCCCGCATCGCCGAGCGCCTCGAGCAGTCCGGCCCCACGGTCAGCCAGACCGTCGCCCGCATGGAGCGCGACGACCTCGTCGTCGTCCGGCCGGACCGCAGCCTCGAGATGACCCAGGAGGGTCGCCGGCTGGCCACCGCCGTGATGCGCAAGCACCGCCTGGCGGAGCGTCTGCTCACCGACATCCTCGGCCTGGACATCCACCAGGTCCATGACGAGGCGTGCCGCTGGGAGCACGTGATGAGCGAGGCCGTCGAGCAGCGCGTGGTCGCTGTCCTCGGTGACGCCAGCCGGTCCCCCTTCGGCAACCCGATCCCGGGGCTGGAGGGCCTGGGCGTGCACGGTTCGCTCCAGGACACGGAGTTCGGCATCCGCGCGGTCGACCTGGCGGAGGGCCGTCCGGTCGAGGCGCGCATCGTGCAGCTCAACGAGATCCTGCAGGTGGACGCGGAGCAGTTCGCGCAGCTGCATGACGCCGGCATCACCGTCGGTTCCACCGTCACCGTGGTCAACGACAACGGCACCGTCCGCATCAGCTCGGGTAACCGCGAGGTGGAGATCAACTCCGATCTCGCCCACGCCATCCGCATCGAACGCGTCTAGGGGACCGGCATGAAGCTTCTCATCACCGGCGGTGCCGGGTACGTCGGCAGTGTGTGTGCCACCGTCCTGCTCGAGGCCGGCCACGATGTCACCGTCATCGACAACTTCACCACCGGCAACCGTGAGGCCGTGCCCGCCGGCGCCCGTCTCGTCGAGGGGGATGTCGCGGACGTCGCCGACGAGGTGCTCGCCGACGGCGGTTTCGACGGTGTGGTCCACTTCGCCGCCCGCTCCCTGGTCGGCGAGTCCATGGTCAGGCCGGAGGAGTACTGGCAGCACAACGTGGTGACCACGCTGCGCCTGCTCGACGCCATGCGAGCCCACGGGGTGGACAACCTGGTGTTCTCCTCCACCGCCGCCACCTACGGTGAGCCGGAGCAGGTGCCCATCACCGAGGACATGCCGACCGCGCCGACCAACCCCTACGGGGCGACGAAGCTGGCCATCGACCACGCCATCACCTCCTACGCCGCCGCCCATGGTCTGGGTGCGACGAGCCTGCGTTACTTCAACGTGGCCGGCGCCTACGGCGAGGTCGGTGAGAACCGGGAGATCGAGACCCACCTCATCCCCCTGGTGCTGCAGGTCGCACTCGGCCACCGGGAGAAGATCTCCGTGTTCGGCGATGACTGGCCCACCAAGGACGGCACCGCGGTGCGCGACTACATCCACGTCCGCGACCTGGCGGACGCCCACGTCCTGGCCCTGGAGTCGAACACCCCCGGGACCCACCGGATCTTCAACCTCGGGTCCGGAGACGGGTATTCGGTGGCCGAGGTCATCGCCGCCTGCCGGGAGGTCACCGGGCATCCCATCCCGGCGGAGAATGCGCCACGCCGAGCCGGCGATCCGGCCACGCTCATCGCCTCCTCCGAGCGGGCCCATGAAGAACTCGGCTGGCGGCCCAGCCGCACCGACCTGCGCACCATCGTCGAGGACGCGTGGGCGTTCACCAGCCGGCTCGGCGACCGCGCCTACTCGGCCCGCCGGTAGAGCCCGTAGCGGTCCCGGACCATGCGGCTGCCCTCGTGCAGCGCGTAGAGGAGGGTGCTGTACGCCCCTGCCTGGCACGGGCCGATCATGAGGTGGGTCAGCGAATGGTCCTCCTTCTCCGCCGCTGACGCCATAAGCGCCGGCATGGCGCGCACCGACAT
Above is a window of Corynebacterium suedekumii DNA encoding:
- a CDS encoding iron dependent repressor, metal binding and dimerization domain protein — encoded protein: MKDLVDTTEMYLRTIYELEEEGITPLRARIAERLEQSGPTVSQTVARMERDDLVVVRPDRSLEMTQEGRRLATAVMRKHRLAERLLTDILGLDIHQVHDEACRWEHVMSEAVEQRVVAVLGDASRSPFGNPIPGLEGLGVHGSLQDTEFGIRAVDLAEGRPVEARIVQLNEILQVDAEQFAQLHDAGITVGSTVTVVNDNGTVRISSGNREVEINSDLAHAIRIERV
- a CDS encoding sigma-70 family RNA polymerase sigma factor encodes the protein MTNPSLQDTDVEETRDRGSRRGQTNDNPSADLVRVYLNGIGKTALLTAEDEVELAQRIEVGLYADHLLHNSEEPLTRAMKRDLKVLVKEGNKARAHLLEANLRLVVSLAKRYTGRGMPLLDLIQEGNLGLIRAMEKFDYAKGFKFSTYATWWIRQAITRGMADQSRTIRLPVHLVEQVNKLSRIKRELYQSLGREATNEELAEESGIDESKIEMLLRQSRDPVSLDMPVGADEEAPLGDFIEDAEATDAETAVVASMRHSDIRSVLATLEEREQDVIRLRYGLDDGVPRTLDQIGRRFGLSRERVRQIEREVMSKLRDGRRADRLREYAL
- the dtd gene encoding D-aminoacyl-tRNA deacylase; the protein is MRAVLSRVSSASVTVDGEVVGAIDGGLLALVGVGREDADGAWETMVRKIAELRILDGERGVEESGASVLLVSQFTLHGQTRKGRRPSWSDAAPGEIAEPVITRIADGLRARGIHVEQGRFGAMMQVASVNEGPFTVLVEC
- the galE gene encoding UDP-glucose 4-epimerase GalE, yielding MKLLITGGAGYVGSVCATVLLEAGHDVTVIDNFTTGNREAVPAGARLVEGDVADVADEVLADGGFDGVVHFAARSLVGESMVRPEEYWQHNVVTTLRLLDAMRAHGVDNLVFSSTAATYGEPEQVPITEDMPTAPTNPYGATKLAIDHAITSYAAAHGLGATSLRYFNVAGAYGEVGENREIETHLIPLVLQVALGHREKISVFGDDWPTKDGTAVRDYIHVRDLADAHVLALESNTPGTHRIFNLGSGDGYSVAEVIAACREVTGHPIPAENAPRRAGDPATLIASSERAHEELGWRPSRTDLRTIVEDAWAFTSRLGDRAYSARR
- a CDS encoding class I SAM-dependent methyltransferase; its protein translation is MSRTPVTDLAAELTAFFAEAGFTADGLAAHLGPDALDALYRGEPAAVRYATADDSALSGLIRAFILRDPLPATALADLVGASLAARLIDARVAHADPHGTVRLALDIRPHVIVGEDRWVFSDPDAALTVRVPGPDHVLGVGAASLSLLQSTPVTPVDSVLDLGTGSGVQALGQLGAAVTATDVHPRALDLAEATFAGAGADVELLEGPWFEPVAGRRFDRIVANPPFVVGLPEVGHVYRDSGLNLDGASELVISQAPEHLTDGGTAHLLAAWVHTHEQSWQQRVASWLPDTGVAAWIIERDCADPALYVGTWLRDESIDPRSPEADERTRAWLAHFDAHGVTGIGFGFVAIRMIGDQPSEILAEEMPQSFTDPLGPEVEEYFERTAWLRDRTTDEIADARFRPRPGLAREEISVPDEDAGVGFTRAALRLTRTDGPRWSHDVDTHLAAIVAGLHPQGLSLRETAELYAMANGLDEQSLVSAAVPAVVDLVRHGLVMPA